The following coding sequences lie in one bacterium genomic window:
- the clpP gene encoding ATP-dependent Clp endopeptidase proteolytic subunit ClpP: protein MALVPMVVEQTGRGERAFDIYSRLLKERIIIVGTPIDDHIASLIIAQLIFLAAEDPEKDISLYINSPGGIVTSGMAIYDTMQHVKPDVATICIGQAASMGAFLLAAGAKGKRSILPNARVMIHQPLGGAQGQATDIDIMTKEILKTRAKLNELLSYHTGQSLERIEQDTDRNYFMSAEQAKEYGIIDEIIYPRKQVKS from the coding sequence ATGGCCTTAGTCCCCATGGTCGTAGAGCAGACGGGTCGCGGCGAACGCGCGTTTGACATCTATTCCCGTTTGCTCAAAGAACGCATCATCATAGTCGGAACTCCGATTGACGATCACATCGCCAGTCTGATTATCGCGCAATTGATCTTTCTCGCGGCTGAAGATCCGGAAAAGGACATCAGCCTCTACATCAACAGTCCCGGCGGTATTGTCACATCGGGAATGGCGATATATGACACAATGCAGCATGTGAAACCCGACGTTGCAACTATTTGCATCGGTCAGGCTGCGTCGATGGGTGCTTTTCTTCTGGCTGCAGGAGCCAAGGGTAAGCGCAGCATTCTTCCGAACGCTCGGGTCATGATCCATCAGCCTCTTGGCGGCGCGCAGGGCCAGGCCACTGACATAGATATCATGACCAAAGAGATCCTTAAGACACGGGCAAAGCTTAATGAGCTGTTGTCGTATCATACGGGACAATCCCTCGAGCGAATTGAGCAGGACACGGATCGAAACTACTTCATGTCCGCCGAGCAAGCCAAAGAATACGGCATAATTGACGAGATTATCTATCCTCGCAAGCAAGTCAAGAGCTAA